Genomic segment of Streptosporangium sp. NBC_01755:
GCGGTCAGGTGACCTTCCCTGTTGCCCTCCAGCCTGACCAGCGGAGGCTCCTCGGTCGCGCACCTGTCCTGGGCCTTCCAGCAGCGGGTGCGGAAGCGGCAGCCGGACGGCGGGTTGATGGGGGAGGGCACGTCCCCAGCCAGGCGGATGCGCTCGCGCGGCTCGTCGTCCTCCAGCACCTCGGGCACCGCCGACAGCAGCGCGTGGGTGTAGGGATGGCGAGGACGCTCGTACAGGGAGGCGCGGTCGGCGACCTCGACGATCTTGCCGAGGTACATCACCGCGACCCGCTGGGAGAAGTGCCGCACGATCGCCAGGTCGTGCGCGATGAACAGGAACGCGATCCCCATGTCCCGCTGGAGCTGCTGGAGCAGGTTGACCACCTGCGCCTGGATGGAGACGTCGAGGGCCGAGACCGGCTCGTCCGCGATGATCAGCTTGGGGTTGAGGGAGAGCGCGCGGGCCACCCCGATACGCTGCCGCTGGCCACCGGAGAACTCGTGCGGGAAGCGGTTGTAGTGCTCGGGGTTGAGCCCGACGATCTCCAGGAGCTCCTGGACCCGCTTGGTCCTGCCGCCCGGCGGATCGATGCCGTTGATCTCCATCGGGCCGCCGATGATGGTGCCCACGGTGTGCCGGGGGTTGAGCGACGAGTACGGGTCCTGGAAGATCATTTGGATCTCGGCCCGGATCGGCTTCAGCTCCCTGCGACCGGCGCGGCCGATCTCACGGCCGGCGTAGCGGATGCCGCCCTCGGTGGGTTCGAGCAGCCGGGCCGCCAGCCGTCCGGCGGTGGACTTGCCGCAGCCGGACTCGCCGACCAGGCCGAGCGTCTCGCCGGCGTGCACGGTCAGGTCGATGCCGTCCACCGCGTGGACCCGGCCCACCTGCCGTTTGACGACGAGCCCGCCCATCACCGGGAAGTGCTTCTTCAGGCCGGACAGCTCCAGCAGCGGCTCGTGGGGTGTCTCGCTCACTTGTGGATCTCCCGCTTCTGGGCGAGGGTCAGGTAGCACGCGTCGCCGTGGCCGCGGTGCGGGGACAGTTCCGGCCGTTCCGAGCGACACAGCTCAGGGCCTGCCACCTCCATGAAGTCGCACCGCGGGTGGAAGGGGCAGCCGGGCGGGACGTTGATCAGGCTCGGCGGGGTGCCGCGGACCGGCCGGAGCCGCACGTCCACCGGTGCGCTCAGCCGGGGCATGGAGGCCAGCAGGCCCCAGGTGTAGGGGTGGCGGGGTTCGCGGAGGACCTCTTTGACGGTCCCGCGCTCCACCGCGCGCCCGGCGTACATCACCAGCACCTCGTGCGCGGTGTTGGCGACCACGCCGAGATCGTGGGTGATCAGGATGATCGAGGTGCCCATCTGGTCCTGGAGGTCCTTGAGCAGGTCCAGGATCTGGGCCTGCACCGTCACGTCCAGCGCGGTGGTGGGCTCGTCGGCGATCAGCAGGTCGGGGTCGCAGACCAGCGCCATCGCGATCATCGCGCGCTGCCGCATGCCGCCGGAGAACTGGTGGGGGTAGTCGTCCACCCTGGTCTTCGGCTGCGGGATGCCGACCCGGGTCAGCATCTCGATCGCGCGGGCCCTGGCCTCGGCGCGGCTCGCGCCGGTGTGCTTGCGGTAGACCTCGGAGATCTGCTTGCCGATGGTGTGGTACGGCGAGAGCGAGGTCAGCGGGTCCTGAAAGATCATCGCGACCTTGTTGCCGCGCAGCCGCTCCATGGTGGACCGGGAGGCGCCGATCAGCTCCTCGTCGTCCAGCCGGATCTCCCCGCTGATCGTGGTGGTCTCCGGGTTGTGCAGGCCGAGCACGGTCAGGTTGGTCACCGACTTGCCCGACCCGGACTCGCCGACGATGCCCAGCGTGGTGCCCTTCTCCACGTCGAAGGAGAGCCCGTCCACCGCGTGGACGACGCCGTCCTCGGTGTGGAAGTCGACGGTCAGGTCACGGACCGAGAGGAAGGGAGTTGCCACTTTCTTCAGAACTCCTAGCTCAGCCGGACACGAGGGTCGATGAAGGCGTACAGGATGTCGACGACGATGTTGAAGAAGACGATCGCCCCGGCCGCCACGAGCACCGTGCCCATCAGCAGGGGTAGGTCGGAGTCCCAGACGGCCTTGATGGAGAGCCGTCCGAGTCCCTGCAGCCCGAAGGTGGTCTCGGTGATGATCGCGCCGCCGATCAGCGTGCCGAGGTCCACGCCGAAGATCGTGATGATGGGCGTCAGGGTGCCGCGCAGGGCGAATCTCAGCACGACGGTCCGTCCGGACATGCCCTTGGCCCGCGCGGTGCGGACGTAGTCCTCACTGAGCTGTTCCACCATCGTCGAGCGCGTCATACGGGTGTAGTTGGCGGTGAAGATGATCGCCAGCACCACCCAGGGCAGCGCCAGCCCGCTCGCCCAGGCGATGGGATTCTCGGTGAACGGCAGGTACTGGGGCCGTTGGAGGATCTGGTTCTTGTAGACGAAGAAGTAGAGCGCGAGCGTGCCGATGAAGTAGATCTGCACGGAGGCGCCGATGAGGGACGACACGCTGGCGATCTTGTCCAGCGGCTTGCCCTGGCGCAGGGCCGCGATGATGCCGGTCGCCATGCCGAAGAGCAGGAAGACGACCGCCGCGCCGATGGTGAGGGAGACGGTGACCGGCAGCCGGTCCAGGATCG
This window contains:
- a CDS encoding ABC transporter ATP-binding protein codes for the protein MSETPHEPLLELSGLKKHFPVMGGLVVKRQVGRVHAVDGIDLTVHAGETLGLVGESGCGKSTAGRLAARLLEPTEGGIRYAGREIGRAGRRELKPIRAEIQMIFQDPYSSLNPRHTVGTIIGGPMEINGIDPPGGRTKRVQELLEIVGLNPEHYNRFPHEFSGGQRQRIGVARALSLNPKLIIADEPVSALDVSIQAQVVNLLQQLQRDMGIAFLFIAHDLAIVRHFSQRVAVMYLGKIVEVADRASLYERPRHPYTHALLSAVPEVLEDDEPRERIRLAGDVPSPINPPSGCRFRTRCWKAQDRCATEEPPLVRLEGNREGHLTACHFPEEPTVHGQDVVLDPALQS
- a CDS encoding ABC transporter ATP-binding protein, whose protein sequence is MATPFLSVRDLTVDFHTEDGVVHAVDGLSFDVEKGTTLGIVGESGSGKSVTNLTVLGLHNPETTTISGEIRLDDEELIGASRSTMERLRGNKVAMIFQDPLTSLSPYHTIGKQISEVYRKHTGASRAEARARAIEMLTRVGIPQPKTRVDDYPHQFSGGMRQRAMIAMALVCDPDLLIADEPTTALDVTVQAQILDLLKDLQDQMGTSIILITHDLGVVANTAHEVLVMYAGRAVERGTVKEVLREPRHPYTWGLLASMPRLSAPVDVRLRPVRGTPPSLINVPPGCPFHPRCDFMEVAGPELCRSERPELSPHRGHGDACYLTLAQKREIHK
- a CDS encoding ABC transporter permease codes for the protein MLPFITRRTLGAAVTLLIIAAVTFFLFFAVPADPARLACGKVCPPDLLEQARHNLGLDQPLFAQFVAWLAGIFVGRDYENLGHCPAPCLGYSFVNREPVFETILDRLPVTVSLTIGAAVVFLLFGMATGIIAALRQGKPLDKIASVSSLIGASVQIYFIGTLALYFFVYKNQILQRPQYLPFTENPIAWASGLALPWVVLAIIFTANYTRMTRSTMVEQLSEDYVRTARAKGMSGRTVVLRFALRGTLTPIITIFGVDLGTLIGGAIITETTFGLQGLGRLSIKAVWDSDLPLLMGTVLVAAGAIVFFNIVVDILYAFIDPRVRLS